DNA from Acidobacteriota bacterium:
CAGCTCCTCATCCAGGACAGCCTCAGCCGAACCTGGCTGCTCCTGTTCACCGGTCTCGCCTTCCTGCTGCTGCTGGCGGACAAGATCGCGCTGCGCCTGGTCTCGCGCGACATGCGGCGGCACGGGCTGAACCAGCGAACGGTGCTCATCGCCGGCGCCCCGGAGGCCGCGGCGCAGCTCGCCGAGTCGATCGAGGATCACCCCCACTGGGGTCTCCAGATCATCGGCCTGGTCCATACCGGCGGCAGCCCCTCCGAAGAGGCCACCGGGAACGTGCTGGGCAGCATGGCCGACGTGCTGCGCATCGTCTCGGAACACGTGGTCGACGACGTGTTCTTCACCGTAACGCCCCACGAACTGCCAGCGCTCAAGGACATCATCGACGGCCTGCAGGAACAGGGCATCCGGACCCGCATCGCGCTCGATCTGCTGCCGCCGGCCCACACCAAGGTCGACCTCGAGTACCTGGACGGACGGCCGGTCGTCACGCTGTCGCCGGCTCCCTCGAACCTCCTCCTCCTGCTGTTCAAGCGCGCCTACGACTTCAGCATCGGCGCCGCCCTTCTGGTCATCAGCCTGCCCGTCATGCTGATACTGGCGCTGCTGATCAAGGCGACCTCGTCCGGCTCCGTGCTCTACCGGCAGACCCGCTGCGGTCTCAACGGCCGCCGCTTCACGATGTACAAGCTCCGCACGATGGTCGCCGACGCCGACCAGAGGAAACGCGAACTGGAGCACCTGAACACGATGGACGGCCCCGCGTTCAAGGTCCGCAGCGACCCGCGGATCACCCCGCTCGGCCACTACCTGCGCAAGTTCAGCCTGGACGAGCTGCCGCAGTTCTGGAACGTCGTGCGGGGCGACATGAGCCTGGTCGGCCCGAGGCCGCTCGAGGAGAAGGAGCCCTACACGCGGCGGCAGCGGCGGCGCCTCTCCATGAAGCCCGGCATCACCTGCCTGTGGCAGATCAGCGGCCGAAACGACCTCGACTTCAACCGCTGGATGGAGCTCGACCTGGAGTACATCGACACCTGGTCGCCGCGACTCGACTTCGTGATCCTGCTGAAAACGATCCCGGCGGTGCTCAGCCGGCGCGGGGCGTCGTAGTCAGGTAACGACGGGCAGGGCGGCCTTGCCGGTGCGGCGGCCCCGGTAGTTGTCGTCCTCGTAGGCGAGGCAGCAGAGAAGGCGGCCGCACTGGCCGGAGATCTTCGACGGGTTCAGGCTCAGCCCCTGCCGCTTCGCCATCTGGATCGAGATGGGCCGGAAACCGTCGAGCCAGGTCGAACAGCAGAGCGTGCGGCCGCAAATGCCGACGCCGCCGAGCAGTCGGGCCTCGTCGCGCGGCCCGACGTGCACGAGACGGACCCGGGTCTTGAAGCGGGACTTCAGGTCGCGCAGCAACTGCCGGAAGTCGACGCGCCGGTCCGCCGTGAAGTAGAAAGTCGCGCTGCGGCCATCCAGACTGAAGTCGACCCGCGACACCTTCATCTGCAAACGGAGCGCGCGGGCCCGCTCCCGGCAGAACGCCTTGCCGCGGACCTCGTTCGCCAGTTGCTTCTCCCTGGCCGCTCGGTCGGCGTCGTCGGCCCGGCGGATGACGGAGCGCGCGCTTGACTTCTGGCACGGCTTGAACACCGGCATGGGCGACTTCTCGACCCGTCCGTAGGCGGGGCCCGGCTTCATCGACACGATGACCTCGTCACCGCGAGCGAGCAGTTCGCCGCCGGTGCTGCAGAGCGTCAGGTTCGTCTCCTCGCCGAAGCGGACACCGACGAAGGTGTCCTCCGTGGCGGTCGACTGACCGGCAAAGCTGCAGCCTTTGCAACTCATCGCGGAGCCTCGACCCCGGCGCCCCCGTCGAGCACCCGCCGTCCGATGTCCGAGCGCATCGCCTTCGACGGCCAGCGGATGCGAACTGCCGCCTCGTAGGCCCGTTCGAGCGCCTGCCCGAGGTCGTCACCCACCGCGCAGACGTTGAGAACCCGTCCACCCGTGGCGATCACGGCACCTCCGTTGCGGCCGGTGCCGGCGTGGAAGACGACGACGCCTTCGCAGGCGCGGGCGTCCTCGATGCCTTCGATCGGGTCGCCCGACGCCGCCTTGCCCGGATAGCCCTGGTTGGCCAGCACGAGGCAGGCGGAAGCGCCGGCGCGGAAGGCGAGTTCCGCGCGTCCGAAGTCGCCGCCGGCGCCGGCGAGGAAAAGGTCGACGGGGTCCTCGTCAAGGCGAAGCAGCAGCGCCTGAGCCTCGGGATCGCCGAGCCGGACGTTGAACTCGAGCACCTGCGGGCCGTCCGTGCTCATCATCAGGCCGGCGTAGAGGACGCCAGAGAACGGCGTGCCGTCCGCCGCCATGCCGGCCACCGTGCGCTCCATCACCTCGCGCATGATCCGGTCGACCTCGCCGGCCGAGACGATCCCCGCCGGGCTGTGGGCGCCCATGCCGCCGGTGTTGGGCCCGGAGTCGCCGTCGCCGATCCGCTTGTAGTCCTTGGAGGTGGCGAGCGGCAGCACCCGGCGACCGTCGCAGAAGCCAATGAAGGAGACTTCCTCGCCGGGCACGAAGGGCTCGATCAGGATGCGCGCGCCGGCATCGCCGAACCGGCGCTCCACGAAGAACTCGTCCAGCGCGGCCTCGAGTTCCGCGGGCGTGGAGACGATCAGCACGCCCTTGCCCGCGGCCAGGCCGTCCGCCTTGAGCACCGCCGGCAGCCCGAAGCGCTCGGCCGCGCGCCGCGCGGCCTCCCGGTCGCCCGTGACCTCGAAATCGCAGGTCGGCACACCGTGCCGGCGCATGAACTCCTTGGCGAAGACCTTTGAACTCTCGAGGCGCGCGGCGGCCCGGGTGGGGCCGAAGATGGCCAGGCCGCGCTCCCTGAACGCATCGACCACGCCCAGCGAGAGCGGCACCTCGGGGCCGACCACGGTGAGGTCGATACCGCGTTCGGCGGCGAACCGGGCAAGGCCGTCGATGTCCGTGACGTCGAGCGCAACGCTCTCGCCGCATTCCTCGGTGCCCGGACTGCCAGGCGCGCAGTAGAGCTCCGTCTCCGGCGACCGCTCCCGGATAAGCCAGCAGAGCGCGTGTTCGCGACCGCCGTTGCCGATGACCAGGACTCTCAGGGCGCCGTCTCCAGGATCGCAGCCTCGACTTCCTCGATCATCGCGTCCGGAGTGGAGGCACCGGCAGTGATACCGACGGTGCGGCACTCCTCGAACCAGGTTCGCCGCAGGTCGTCCGAGTCGTGGACGAGGTGGCTCCGGGGCTCGATCTCCCGGCAGATCTCCCACAGGTGACGCGTATTCGCACTCCGCCGGCCGCCGACGACGACGATGCAGTCGATCTCCGGGTCCGCCGCCAGGGCGCGCGCCGCGTCCTGGTTCTCCTTCGTGGCGTAGCAGATGGTGTCCGCTCGCTCGGCCTCTGCCGCGCGCGCCTCGATCGTCCGCGCGACCTGCTCGTACTCCTCGCTGTTCAGCGTGGTCTGGTAGAAGATCTTGACCTTCGGGTGGCGCTCCCAATCGATCCGGGAGACGTCGGCCGCGGTCAGCACGACATCATACGCCTCGGGATCGAGATCCCGCGTGTAGCCGATCACCTCTCGGTGCCGCGCGTCGCCGATGAACACGAGGTGGTAGCCCGCCTCGAGCGCCAGCCGGGCCTCTTCGTGGACGTCATAAACGAACGGACACGTCGTGTCGACCACCACGAGACCCCGTTCCAACGCCCGCCGATGAAACGAGGGCGGCACGCCGTGCGCCGAGAAAACGACCGTCCCGTTCTCGACCTCGTCGAGCGCGGCCGCCGTGCCGAAGCCGAGCTGCACGAGGTCGGAGACGACCCGCTCGTTGTGGACCAGTTGACCCAGGATCTGCCCACGCCGTCCGCCCGCGGCAAGTTGGCGCACCGTGCGATCGGCGATCCGCACACCGGCGCAGAATCCGTACTTCTCGGCGCGCCTAAGGGTCAGAGGACCCGTCATCCCTTGGTTTCCAACTAGCCTAGCCGACCGACCATACGGTCGGCGAAGCGTGAATGCTAGCAGCGTTCGGAAACTCAGGGCTTCGCGTACTCGAACCGCGCCGCCGAATTGCCGGGCGTCGCGCCCGGTTCGACCGTCACTTCGACCCATTCCTCGCCGCGGCGGAAGGTCATCGACGCTCCGAGCGTCGCCCGCCAGCCCGCGGCCTGCGCCTCGCGCAGCAGCCATTCCCGGGCGTCGGGCGCACCCAGCGGCAGGAGCAGGCCGACGTACTCCGCCGTAGCGGGCTCGCCTTCTTCCGCCACCACGTCGCCGAAGTCGACCACTGTGGAAGCGTCCGGAACGGGGAAGCCGTCCGGGAAGGCGCCGGGAATGCGGCCAC
Protein-coding regions in this window:
- a CDS encoding sugar transferase, translated to MLKQRVRLQTALILALDLSLVAAAFFLAYWIRSGLFPLVLPGLYPQPLYPLSDHLPLLPLALVTWGAPLVFTRRYRSHRTADLKTEGTAILKVAAIATLLTLFAVFVLRLDQLLIQDSLSRTWLLLFTGLAFLLLLADKIALRLVSRDMRRHGLNQRTVLIAGAPEAAAQLAESIEDHPHWGLQIIGLVHTGGSPSEEATGNVLGSMADVLRIVSEHVVDDVFFTVTPHELPALKDIIDGLQEQGIRTRIALDLLPPAHTKVDLEYLDGRPVVTLSPAPSNLLLLLFKRAYDFSIGAALLVISLPVMLILALLIKATSSGSVLYRQTRCGLNGRRFTMYKLRTMVADADQRKRELEHLNTMDGPAFKVRSDPRITPLGHYLRKFSLDELPQFWNVVRGDMSLVGPRPLEEKEPYTRRQRRRLSMKPGITCLWQISGRNDLDFNRWMELDLEYIDTWSPRLDFVILLKTIPAVLSRRGAS
- the ricT gene encoding regulatory iron-sulfur-containing complex subunit RicT, with protein sequence MSCKGCSFAGQSTATEDTFVGVRFGEETNLTLCSTGGELLARGDEVIVSMKPGPAYGRVEKSPMPVFKPCQKSSARSVIRRADDADRAAREKQLANEVRGKAFCRERARALRLQMKVSRVDFSLDGRSATFYFTADRRVDFRQLLRDLKSRFKTRVRLVHVGPRDEARLLGGVGICGRTLCCSTWLDGFRPISIQMAKRQGLSLNPSKISGQCGRLLCCLAYEDDNYRGRRTGKAALPVVT
- the ispH gene encoding 4-hydroxy-3-methylbut-2-enyl diphosphate reductase, producing MTGPLTLRRAEKYGFCAGVRIADRTVRQLAAGGRRGQILGQLVHNERVVSDLVQLGFGTAAALDEVENGTVVFSAHGVPPSFHRRALERGLVVVDTTCPFVYDVHEEARLALEAGYHLVFIGDARHREVIGYTRDLDPEAYDVVLTAADVSRIDWERHPKVKIFYQTTLNSEEYEQVARTIEARAAEAERADTICYATKENQDAARALAADPEIDCIVVVGGRRSANTRHLWEICREIEPRSHLVHDSDDLRRTWFEECRTVGITAGASTPDAMIEEVEAAILETAP
- the purD gene encoding phosphoribosylamine--glycine ligase; the encoded protein is MPHRRYHCRCLHSGRDDRGSRGCDPGDGALRVLVIGNGGREHALCWLIRERSPETELYCAPGSPGTEECGESVALDVTDIDGLARFAAERGIDLTVVGPEVPLSLGVVDAFRERGLAIFGPTRAAARLESSKVFAKEFMRRHGVPTCDFEVTGDREAARRAAERFGLPAVLKADGLAAGKGVLIVSTPAELEAALDEFFVERRFGDAGARILIEPFVPGEEVSFIGFCDGRRVLPLATSKDYKRIGDGDSGPNTGGMGAHSPAGIVSAGEVDRIMREVMERTVAGMAADGTPFSGVLYAGLMMSTDGPQVLEFNVRLGDPEAQALLLRLDEDPVDLFLAGAGGDFGRAELAFRAGASACLVLANQGYPGKAASGDPIEGIEDARACEGVVVFHAGTGRNGGAVIATGGRVLNVCAVGDDLGQALERAYEAAVRIRWPSKAMRSDIGRRVLDGGAGVEAPR